The DNA sequence TCCTCtcattaattaattgacaatgtCTAGCAGAAGATCTCGTTCAAGACAATCCGGTGCTTCCGCTGAGATCACTGATGCTCAAATCACCGATCTCGTTTCCAAGTTACAACAACTTATCCCTGAGCTTCGTGCTAGGCGCTCCGACAAggtatatttattaactttgacccctctctctctctctctctctctctctctctgtcacATGCACACACCATAACTCACACACATACATTTCACATTTTGTGTGGATGCCCTTCATTTTGGTAGATAATAAGTCACGCTAGCTCGTGCCTAGCTTCCTCTCCCTTATTTTCTTTAGCCACAACTTGAGGCTATAGTATATGGGACTCATCATCAGATTCTTCCCCCTCTTGCCCCCTATTGACTGCATTACTTAATTACTACTTATATCAACTAGCTAGCTCCAAGTGTATATgtgctataataataataataaaataattcaattataaTGTAATAACAGATCAtttcgttaaattttataataattaattcgaATTCATATCTAAAATGACTTCTGATTAATTGATAGTGTAATAAATTTTAAGCTGACGGTGCATGAATAATAacgataataatagtaatattaaataatgaagtttaattatttataatgatttGTGGGTATTGTGTAGGTTTCAGCTGCTAAGGTATTGCAGGAGACATGCAACTACATAAAGAACTTGCACAGAGAGGTTGATGATCTAAGTGACCGATTATCGGAGCTTTTGGCTAACACAGACTCCAACAGTGCTCAAGCAGCCATTATTAGGAGCTTACTTATGTAATAGTCTAGTCTAGTGCATTAATTTGTGTCGTGTGCATGTCCATGTctctctcacttttttttttttatcactctgGGTAGGGTTTGGTTTGTACTTTGTTTATCAACGCAAAGGACTACCATCGGATCCATGTGAATTAGttcttaattagttaattttaattatcatgTGGCACTTTGTAGTAATTAATATCAACAGCTTCTACGGCTGTAAATAAAATGGACTACATCTTGGTGAattctaattattattagtagtaTGCCGCGAAAATATGTTGGATAGTATTATGATATGAACACATATGttgcattttataatttttcaaatttggagGCTGCAATGCTTGGGTTTAATCTTAGTAATCTATCTTATGAGAGAAATTCTGCAGTTTTGTGTGGACCCATTTTAAAAGGGTCAAGCTTGAAGCTGACAGTGCCTATAACATGTGACATACCCCACACCATTTTCGGTTATTTGCTCTTGCCAACCCGTGATATTAATGTTCGCATTAGGACCACTATATAAAATAACTAACTCCTGATCCAAACCATGATCTTTGCCAGcctacaataatatatatatatatatatatataaggataaTCACAAGATCCATATATTGTTCACAAATATCAGTGAAAGGAAAAAGCAAGTCCTGGAATAGCTATATTGAATTTAATTCCTGTAAAGTGGGAAagtgtaaaaactaaaaataaaaaatgtatatcaatttattaatactttaaattaaaatattttatgaatttatcacaaatttacttaaatatatgtctgttacaaattttttaaatcccTCACAAACTCATCACTAAATATGAGGGATTATGTTGTCACAAATGTCCATcactaattttgatttttactaGTATAAACTAGCATagggttttatttattttttaacttctctttttcttttgttaaaaaaaacttctctttttcttgagaAGTTGGAGCAAATACATTTTGGAAATGTTTTAAAACagcttaatttttataaaataaaataaaaaggtaattttttaaaaaagtaggataaaaactttataaaataaagagttgatttttcttatttctctccttGCAACCCTTTTTTTCCCCCTTCTATCGCTCTCCCTACTTTCTCTCTAGCTTCTTAATTACCCTTCTCGggttacctttttttttaaagttaaaatataaataaaagttgCTAAGCatcttattttacttttaaattcttAGTTTAAAAGTAGTAATTTTAAAGGGCGAAAACATGTaccaaacataattaatttaaatatcttcGTCCCCAAATCTTAATTTTCTATCGCTAGTTGGGCTAGCTAACCTTGGACTTTgcttagttaattttaattaaattaaatttaattagctGCTTTTGATCTAGTCAATTTTTATCTTGcggtaaaatgaaaacaaatatcaCGACCCCACACACCTGCAGGTACCATTTACATGCAATATGTGGTGGGGGAAGGTTGTTTCAAAATGTCTCCAGGCCCCAAAAACAAAAAGCTAGTCTACAGTGCAAAATTAAATATAGGGCCATAAATTTAGGCAGTGAAATAATTCTGAGTCGTTAATTCAAAGCTTATATTGCTTTCAATCCAGGGTAGAAGTAATTTTTGAGCAATATTTTAGTGAAACTCTGTTGTTGCCGTGAAATGTGTCCCAAACTCTTTAATGCCGTGTAGTGTATCCCTAACTCTTCAATGCATTGTTGTTGAAGGCTTATACATGTTCTACCAAATTATGAACAAGTTGCTAGTCATAAACAacttttcttatataaatatcAGTGCCTAATtagtcaaattatatatatatatatatatatatatatatatatatatatatatatataaataaataaatataaagaagtTTGTATGTTATTTAATTACACGTCTTTCACGTTTAAAATTTCGCTTCAAATAATTGGATATCTTCGGATAAAACGATTGGGTTGCAGTTTGAGCTTAGAGGAGGCCTGATGTCATGTTTCCAATTAAAATGTGATGGCATTGATATTTGGCATCAGTTGGTAGTTGTCTgcactaaaaatataaagtgtAACCTGTAATAAtggataagaaagaaaaaatatgagaaatagCATATGGTCCTTTTTATCTATCAAGTCAATAACATATACACTAGTATATGCTATTaatgtctttatttttcatgtttctAAATAAAAGGTGATTGTGATTTCAGACTTGATCAATCTTtgagtataaaataaattatattaaatttttttttatatatttatgatatctgataaaaattaattatcgttttcaataaaaattgttCTATACCAATACtatgataagaagaaaaaattgcttacatattttttatttctgaacACACGTTTTCTGGCTTTTTTGCATTCAATGTTTTCATGTTACTAAACTACAAAAACTGAAGAAATGTTTATGCTTTTGAGAgttttgagaaaagaaaaaatgaatgacAGAAACACACTCTTTTTATTGGATAAAACTTagattgttttattaaatactcCCTGAGTCAattatgagtaaaaaaaataaaacttactaaaaaaattcataacttcattaaattgtatcatttttaattaaaaaataaaactttttttctaaattattctTCCTCCAAACttgatatcaaacataaaataaaaaagaaatacttgTATTGCTTATAATCGAAACCAAGGGAGTACCTTGATGCATTCATTGTCTTATTTTTTAACAACACAAGTCACTTATTGATGTGAgaaaaaatatccttttttattaaatatatatagttattacttaaatcatttaattttataggtatttgaaaaaatttaaatctaagacattattaatttacattaacaaatttaactattttattaatttaatgaattatttatttatttctatgaaaaaaacaaagataataatatatatttttaaaagagttATTATTACCATATCTTCACCCCCACTTTaatttctatctattttttttcatgtactattatctaatttcttaatttcttattattacattatttatcatttcctcagtcttcttttatttttcctttttttataccTATTTGTCCAATAATTTGTTGctcatttaatgtttttatttatgaaactttaattatacttttagtctcaaatttaattattgctCATCGATATCAATTTTTGTCATGAAACCAGGAAGTCATGtcaccaatttttttatatcatctgATGTCCTTCACATGAGTTCAGTTTTCATTATTACAATCGTACTCAATTCAATGAAATTTTAAGACCAAGCCGCGCAATTAATTAAAACTTCTCTATCAgttatcacaaatttaattcCTAAACATGTTTTCTGGTTTCAATGTCTCTTTGCGCAGCAATACAAAGACTGATTTTATTCTCGAATATACTTTTTAAACACACACTGAGTAATTGTTTAAGTTTTCaagattttttgttaaaaatatgagTATATAGGTTTCCTTCTCTAcatatatgtttgatttagaaaagaaagaaagtaaggaatgaaaaagaaagaaaaaagaaaacaaatagaatagaaaatgagatgatttttagattttttggtatgagaaaaaaatgaaaaaatataaaatatcaaaaaaccctaaaataaaaaatttataaaaatgaggataaaatagtatttttgttatacatatatgttttcttttttctaactttcactccaaaattgtcattGGCGACGACAAATAATGGTCGCAATTAAGAATTGGTAGAGGGAGTTTGTAGGATTCAATGTTAACTAACCTATAATAACTATTCAATTTAACGATTCTAAATTATTGATCAAAGTAGATCACACTAgatcatttaaaatattgattctTCCAAACAATGAccttatatatatgattatatttGGTCCAACTTTTTCTActttctttatcttatttatttgttttattctatattttattattataagaaatCTTTAGGCTAATACAATTACTCAATTagccttttaatatttttgacaCGCGTCACTTTTGTGGGGATactttaatcttttaaatatttttatatttatttattttctcctcAAATATACAGATGTCGTCAAGCtccaaaataacttttttatgtttgacaaccactcattttttcttcttctactcacaTAACCACCAacacattcttttttcttttcacacccAAATTCTCTCTTTTGTAACCAATTACAAacataaccaattaaaaatagacCACACACTCAACTCAAATTTCACACGTGTTAGCTAAAAAAATCTCACTCacaacatattatatatatatatatatatatatatatatatatatatatatatattttaaaaaacataaactttTTAAATCTGCACATTGACTTTTCgggatttaatatatattataataaatatttttttgtgtaatatttatattgagatttttatttttagataatgtgaaaaagtattttattaaatatatttttatcgaCCAATTACATCTATACAgagaatttttttcattatatatatatatgtatatttgtatCAATaccttcaaaataatatatatttttttgtacccGTGACATTGTGTGAGATATCTGTCTGGTTTGCTTATGATTAATCTACCCAAGATGAAATAgtatataaatttgaataaacattgataataaataataataactttttaatatgcacattataatattatttataatgctCCGCTTACaaaatgttatataatatatttatattttattacactgtcatgatataataaaactatacatattatatattttacaattatttttaccatgacctcaaaacaatattatttttatcattatatttttattagaatatgATAGGCtggaaaataattttagtctctttacattttaatatttcattttgatctcttaattttttgataaaattagtaactacattgattttttttacatcaatttgattaatttagtgATATGTAGCGAATTGTGAAagatattatattattcaaaattgacactattagtgtaaaaatttaacaaaatgccAACTTGATCTAAGATATTATAAGAGattgatttcatatatatactataatttttataatatcatattatttatatatcataataagtatttatttatgtatactggttatattaagatttttttaaaattatttcaataaataatttttattcattcaataACATCTTTATAGATGAtcaatttttcattatatatttcttttttgctaccaataaatttgtaacaaaatataaattttaattattatttaaggaAACAATGTTATTATCATGATCATTATATatgatttgttttaaaaaaaactattttactcttttacttttacaaataattgttttataatattttttcatttataacgtataaactttatacaaaaatcaacaaaattataagtttcaattctaattcctttcttttttaggtaattctaattttttttatcttatttcacttataattttactgtaaatttttttcatttaatatttaaattaatatataagtgACTGTGTTAAATATACACATGCTAATTAAGAGTTAAGACTTAGGAGTCTTAAGACTTTCCTTAAAAAAAGAGACTTAAGACTTTATATGGAAAGTAAACAAACCAGGAAAACTTTCAGCTGTTGAAAAATAATCCTATTTACAAATTTGCAGCTTcataaaaacatcatttttttttataaaagctaATCTAAAATTTAAGCTGGATTCTTAAGCATTttaccttcttctttttttttttgctttctaaacAGCGGAAGTtacgaaaaaaaaat is a window from the Glycine max cultivar Williams 82 chromosome 2, Glycine_max_v4.0, whole genome shotgun sequence genome containing:
- the LOC100804830 gene encoding transcription factor PRE6; the encoded protein is MSSRRSRSRQSGASAEITDAQITDLVSKLQQLIPELRARRSDKVSAAKVLQETCNYIKNLHREVDDLSDRLSELLANTDSNSAQAAIIRSLLM